Proteins found in one Serinicoccus marinus DSM 15273 genomic segment:
- a CDS encoding cell wall-binding repeat-containing protein: MSSARPGGSPRRALSAIAVLSLTGAVLAPLSAAADDDAFVAPGSPAPESKIQDDGVTGAELVPDSYFVQLAGPSTSAGGSLASIESQRDRFLADVDATGVELEVRSEFGTLWNGLSVKADEESLLELAASDAVEAIFPVGVIDAPERPEDTQIDPELFTAISMTGADIVQSELGYDGTGVKVGIIDTGIDYDHPDFGGNGSPGSTTFPTEKVAFGHDFVGDDYNADPGAGDAYQPKPFPDADPDDCQGHGTHVAGITGADGEVTGVAPGVTLGAYRVFGCDGSTDADIMLHAMEQTLTDEMDVVNLSIGSAFSAWKEYPTAQATDALAREGVVVVASIGNSGASGLHSIGAPGVGEDTIGVGSVDNTSYEANFFLDEEDNEVPYTVGSPAPEPPTSGEDTVVAVHAPGTTEAQACGTDPFSAEEQAVIEGNWVMIQRGSCSFYEKALNGQEAGATGVMLYNNVGGSINPSLAGEEDIEVPVVMVTQADGERLAADALATEGHVVTWTEGSTSVPNPTGGLISSFSSIGTMANTTVKPDLSAPGGQIYSTYPLETQPYATLSGTSMASPHVAGAAALMLEADPDLGVEEVKLKLQNSSMQLPLNIAPAAGLELVHRQGAGMIQVDDSILAQATIEPGLVQLGQQLAGETSTQTVTLTNTSDAEQVYAVEHTPAVATSGTANDFGYYLAPADVAVAPSVVVPAGASVEVPMTITSPSIDGEMGPIFGGYVTFSTGEGEEADSYSVAYGGHAADLQETEVLADMVDAEGNVTQELPALGAIAQCGLYLGYQCVEDGGTYGFVDEGYTFSMEQDDAPQFLVHFEHQARRMEWEVFAAEDDGSKGESLGTVAELDYLARSASRNGFTAYPWDGMMIDENGAKVRVPDGDYILELTVTKASAWNDDREAQTETWDSPVFGIAFDGSDYGDVDRPEVQRTIGQDRWSTASELAVEAFPQGADTVYVASGLAFPDALAGGALAGSDEAPVLLTQPDSLPAATRMALQQLGPDSIVVLGGEGAVNGDVMTALAEYADVERLAGDNRYETAVEVSQTQTDDADVVFLASGKDYPDALAAAAAAGMEDASVLLTRPDLLPNATAAELERLSPETVYVIGGEGAVSSTVATAAGAAAGEVVRLGGTNRYGTAAAVAEEFFPTPAPGVFLATGVEFPDALAAAPVAAMNTMPVLLTRPDMLPSPTVDVMTSLRAQMVHIVGGYGAVELGVQETLEDVVYP, translated from the coding sequence GTGAGCAGTGCCAGGCCTGGGGGATCTCCCCGCCGCGCTCTCTCCGCGATCGCCGTCCTGTCGCTGACCGGTGCCGTGCTGGCACCGCTGTCGGCCGCAGCCGACGACGACGCATTCGTCGCACCGGGTTCCCCGGCGCCGGAGAGCAAGATCCAGGACGACGGAGTCACCGGCGCAGAGCTGGTGCCCGACTCCTACTTCGTCCAGCTCGCTGGACCCAGCACGAGCGCCGGCGGTTCGCTGGCCTCGATCGAGTCCCAGCGCGACCGCTTCCTCGCGGACGTGGACGCCACCGGCGTGGAGCTGGAGGTGCGCTCGGAGTTCGGCACCCTGTGGAACGGCCTGTCGGTCAAGGCCGACGAGGAGTCGCTGCTCGAGCTGGCCGCCTCCGACGCGGTCGAGGCGATCTTCCCGGTCGGGGTCATCGACGCCCCCGAGCGGCCGGAGGACACCCAGATCGACCCCGAGCTGTTCACCGCCATCTCGATGACCGGCGCCGACATCGTGCAGAGCGAGCTCGGCTACGACGGCACCGGCGTCAAGGTCGGCATCATCGACACCGGCATCGACTACGACCACCCTGACTTCGGCGGCAACGGCAGCCCCGGGAGCACCACCTTCCCGACCGAGAAGGTCGCCTTCGGTCACGACTTCGTCGGCGACGACTACAACGCCGACCCCGGCGCTGGCGACGCTTACCAGCCCAAGCCGTTCCCGGACGCGGACCCTGACGACTGCCAGGGCCACGGCACCCACGTCGCCGGCATCACCGGTGCCGACGGCGAGGTGACCGGTGTCGCCCCCGGTGTGACGCTGGGCGCATACCGCGTCTTCGGTTGTGACGGCTCGACCGACGCCGACATCATGCTGCACGCGATGGAGCAGACGCTGACCGACGAGATGGACGTCGTCAACCTGTCCATCGGCTCGGCCTTCTCCGCGTGGAAGGAGTACCCGACCGCCCAGGCCACCGACGCGCTCGCCCGCGAGGGTGTCGTCGTCGTCGCCTCCATCGGCAACTCCGGTGCCAGCGGCCTGCACTCGATCGGCGCCCCCGGCGTCGGTGAGGACACCATCGGTGTCGGCTCGGTGGACAACACGTCCTACGAGGCCAACTTCTTCCTCGACGAGGAGGACAACGAGGTCCCCTACACCGTCGGCTCGCCGGCCCCCGAGCCGCCGACCTCCGGTGAGGACACCGTCGTGGCCGTCCACGCGCCCGGCACGACCGAGGCCCAGGCCTGCGGCACCGACCCCTTCAGCGCGGAGGAGCAGGCCGTCATCGAGGGCAACTGGGTGATGATCCAGCGCGGCAGCTGCAGCTTCTACGAGAAGGCGCTCAACGGCCAGGAGGCCGGCGCGACCGGTGTCATGCTCTACAACAACGTCGGTGGCAGCATCAACCCCAGCCTCGCCGGTGAGGAAGACATCGAGGTCCCCGTCGTGATGGTGACCCAGGCCGACGGTGAGCGGCTGGCCGCCGACGCTCTCGCGACCGAGGGCCACGTCGTCACCTGGACCGAGGGTTCGACCTCGGTGCCGAACCCGACCGGTGGGCTCATCAGCTCGTTCAGCTCCATCGGCACGATGGCGAACACCACCGTCAAGCCGGACCTGTCCGCCCCGGGTGGCCAGATCTACTCCACCTACCCGCTGGAGACCCAGCCCTACGCCACCCTGTCCGGCACCTCGATGGCGTCCCCGCACGTCGCGGGGGCGGCCGCCCTCATGCTCGAGGCCGACCCGGACCTCGGCGTCGAGGAGGTCAAGCTCAAGCTGCAGAACAGCTCGATGCAGTTGCCGCTGAACATCGCGCCGGCGGCCGGCCTGGAGCTCGTGCACCGGCAGGGCGCCGGCATGATCCAGGTCGACGACTCGATCCTCGCCCAGGCGACGATCGAGCCCGGTCTGGTCCAGCTGGGCCAGCAGCTCGCCGGCGAGACCAGCACCCAGACGGTGACGCTGACCAACACCAGCGACGCCGAGCAGGTCTACGCGGTGGAGCACACCCCGGCCGTGGCGACCTCCGGCACGGCGAACGACTTCGGCTACTACCTGGCCCCGGCCGACGTCGCCGTCGCGCCGAGCGTGGTGGTGCCCGCAGGCGCCAGCGTGGAGGTCCCCATGACCATCACGTCGCCGTCGATCGACGGCGAGATGGGTCCGATCTTCGGCGGCTACGTCACCTTCAGCACCGGTGAGGGCGAGGAGGCCGACAGCTACTCGGTCGCGTACGGCGGTCACGCGGCCGACCTGCAGGAGACCGAGGTGCTCGCCGACATGGTCGACGCGGAGGGCAACGTCACCCAGGAGCTGCCGGCCCTGGGCGCCATCGCCCAGTGCGGCCTCTACCTCGGCTACCAGTGCGTCGAGGACGGTGGCACCTACGGCTTCGTCGACGAGGGCTACACCTTCTCCATGGAGCAGGACGACGCCCCGCAGTTCCTCGTTCACTTCGAGCACCAGGCGCGGCGTATGGAGTGGGAGGTCTTCGCGGCCGAGGACGACGGCAGCAAGGGTGAGTCCCTGGGCACCGTCGCCGAGCTCGACTACCTCGCCCGGTCCGCCAGCCGGAACGGCTTCACGGCATACCCGTGGGACGGCATGATGATCGACGAGAACGGCGCCAAGGTCCGGGTCCCGGACGGCGACTACATCCTCGAGCTGACGGTCACGAAGGCCTCGGCGTGGAACGACGACCGTGAGGCGCAGACCGAGACGTGGGACAGCCCGGTCTTCGGGATCGCCTTCGACGGCTCGGACTACGGCGACGTGGACCGTCCCGAGGTCCAGCGCACGATCGGCCAGGACCGCTGGTCCACCGCCTCCGAGCTGGCCGTCGAGGCCTTCCCGCAGGGTGCGGACACGGTCTACGTCGCCAGCGGTCTCGCCTTCCCGGACGCCCTGGCCGGCGGTGCCCTCGCGGGCTCCGACGAGGCGCCCGTCCTGCTGACCCAGCCGGACAGCCTGCCGGCGGCGACGCGGATGGCCCTGCAGCAGCTCGGCCCGGACAGCATCGTCGTCCTCGGTGGCGAGGGTGCGGTGAACGGCGACGTCATGACGGCGCTCGCCGAGTACGCCGACGTCGAGCGGCTCGCCGGTGACAACCGGTACGAGACGGCGGTCGAGGTCAGCCAGACCCAGACCGACGACGCCGACGTCGTGTTCCTCGCCAGCGGCAAGGACTACCCGGACGCCCTCGCGGCGGCCGCGGCCGCCGGGATGGAGGACGCCTCCGTCCTGCTGACCCGTCCGGACCTGCTGCCGAACGCGACGGCCGCGGAGCTGGAGCGCCTGTCGCCGGAGACGGTCTACGTCATCGGTGGTGAGGGTGCCGTCTCCTCGACGGTCGCGACCGCGGCCGGTGCGGCCGCCGGTGAGGTCGTCCGTCTGGGTGGCACGAACCGCTACGGCACCGCTGCGGCGGTGGCTGAGGAGTTCTTCCCGACCCCCGCGCCCGGCGTCTTCCTGGCGACCGGCGTGGAGTTCCCGGACGCCCTCGCGGCGGCCCCGGTGGCGGCGATGAACACCATGCCCGTGCTGCTCACGCGGCCGGACATGCTGCCCAGCCCGACCGTCGACGTGATGACCTCTCTGCGGGCGCAGATGGTCCACATCGTCGGTGGCTACGGCGCGGTCGAGCTCGGGGTCCAGGAGACCCTGGAGGACGTCGTCTACCCGTGA
- a CDS encoding ArsA family ATPase has protein sequence MLSGLADGREVLFVGGKGGVGKTAVASALGLALARGGRRVLVVSTDPAHNLGHLWGRPVGDETVELAPLLRGLEIDPARTTDEHLRAVRATMHRLMPEHLQGEVTRHLELARDAPGTHEAAVLERIAEVLEGRHPDELVVFDTAPSGHTSRLVALPELMQAWTEGLLRRQDRSARFGAALRGLQGRPRQDAGERAAADILGSSPGGRQAAAPDRRSRRDAEIRRILDRRQARFAELRAVLQDPARSAFVIVLAAERLPVLETVELHEQLTGAGMSVGALVVNKRSPAGAGDLLAARRELEEGYVGQLADALPHLPVTQVPLLPEEVLGADGLERLAAHL, from the coding sequence GTGCTGAGCGGGCTCGCCGACGGTCGGGAGGTGCTCTTCGTCGGCGGCAAGGGCGGGGTCGGGAAGACCGCGGTGGCCTCGGCGCTGGGCCTCGCGCTCGCCCGGGGCGGCCGGCGGGTGCTCGTCGTCTCCACCGACCCGGCGCACAACCTGGGCCACCTGTGGGGGCGGCCGGTCGGCGACGAGACCGTCGAGCTGGCCCCCCTGCTGCGGGGCCTGGAGATCGACCCGGCGCGCACCACCGACGAGCACCTGCGCGCCGTGCGCGCCACGATGCACCGGCTCATGCCCGAGCACCTGCAGGGGGAGGTGACCCGCCACCTCGAGCTGGCCCGCGACGCCCCCGGCACCCACGAGGCGGCGGTGCTGGAGCGGATCGCGGAGGTGCTCGAGGGACGGCACCCCGACGAGCTGGTCGTCTTCGACACGGCGCCGTCCGGGCACACCTCGCGCCTCGTCGCGCTGCCCGAGCTCATGCAGGCGTGGACCGAGGGGCTGCTGCGCCGGCAGGACCGTTCGGCCCGCTTCGGCGCGGCGCTGCGCGGGCTGCAGGGACGGCCCCGGCAGGACGCCGGTGAGCGGGCGGCGGCCGACATCCTCGGCAGCTCCCCCGGTGGCCGGCAGGCGGCGGCACCCGACCGGCGCTCGCGCCGGGACGCCGAGATCCGGCGCATCCTGGACCGGCGGCAGGCGCGCTTCGCCGAGCTGCGGGCGGTGCTGCAGGACCCGGCGCGCAGCGCCTTCGTCATCGTGCTCGCGGCCGAGCGCCTGCCGGTGCTGGAGACCGTGGAGCTGCACGAGCAGCTCACCGGGGCCGGCATGAGCGTCGGCGCCCTCGTGGTCAACAAGCGCTCCCCCGCCGGCGCCGGTGACCTGCTCGCCGCCCGCCGCGAGCTCGAGGAGGGGTATGTCGGGCAGCTCGCCGACGCCCTGCCCCACCTCCCGGTGACCCAGGTGCCGCTGCTGCCCGAGGAGGTCCTCGGCGCGGACGGGCTGGAGCGGCTCGCGGCACACCTCTGA
- a CDS encoding cory-CC-star protein, giving the protein MSDGAQHPTPAGRLRTAAGVLRDVFSGPYARTFARAQQDEDDLFMVVVMAEALGVPNPASYYTVELLPVVYDQVHDWHRRMGLDRSPLDHFSCC; this is encoded by the coding sequence ATGAGCGACGGCGCGCAGCACCCCACGCCGGCCGGGCGTCTCCGGACGGCGGCCGGCGTGCTGCGGGACGTCTTTTCCGGGCCCTACGCCCGCACCTTCGCGCGGGCGCAGCAGGACGAGGACGACCTCTTCATGGTCGTCGTCATGGCCGAGGCGCTCGGGGTGCCCAACCCGGCGAGCTACTACACCGTGGAGCTGCTGCCGGTGGTCTACGACCAGGTGCACGACTGGCACCGGCGGATGGGCCTGGACCGCAGCCCCCTGGACCACTTCTCGTGCTGCTGA
- a CDS encoding carbon starvation protein A has product MNSLVLALVGVAMILAGYFLYSRFLASKIYALDDSRTTPAHQLEDGVDYVPTNKYVLWGHHFTSVAGAAPIVGPAIAVIWGWLPAFLWVTIGTVFFAGMHDLGALWASVRNKGQSMGALSGRYIGSRGRNLFLVVIFLLLLMVNAAFAVVIAGLLVSTPTAVIPTWGALLVALLVGQAIYRLRWSLPLVSVVGVVALYALIWIGDQVPLALPETVAGLPANAIWIVLLFVYAGIASMLPVWVLLQPRDYINGLQLFIALGILYGSVLIARPEIVAPAVNGNVPEGTPSIVPLLFVTIACGAISGFHGMVSSGTSSKQLDKESDARFVGYFGAVGEGLLALGAIIAATAGFQTLAAWEEVYSAFGQGSVGAFVSGGGAIVESGLGLPQSLSATILATTAILFAATTMDTGVRLQRFVVQEIGEIAGVRLGKGVATLVAVGVALALTFGAGVDGSGGMLIWPLFGTTNQLLAGLTLSIVAIMLLRRGRTALPALIPLAFVGVMTLYALFIQLGTFWSEGNWLLLVLDIVILVASLWVMVEALGAMRKAREYQGDDDAELEQLSTAEVAAPGGPGRTRDDES; this is encoded by the coding sequence ATGAACTCGCTCGTGCTCGCCCTCGTCGGGGTTGCGATGATCCTCGCGGGCTACTTCCTCTACTCACGCTTCCTGGCGAGCAAGATCTACGCCCTGGACGACTCGCGCACCACCCCGGCGCACCAGCTCGAGGACGGGGTCGACTACGTCCCCACCAACAAGTACGTGCTGTGGGGGCACCACTTCACCTCGGTCGCCGGGGCCGCCCCGATCGTCGGGCCGGCCATCGCGGTGATCTGGGGCTGGCTGCCGGCCTTCCTCTGGGTCACCATCGGCACCGTCTTCTTCGCCGGCATGCACGACCTCGGCGCGCTGTGGGCCTCGGTCCGCAACAAGGGCCAGTCGATGGGGGCGCTGTCCGGCCGCTACATCGGCAGCCGCGGCCGCAACCTCTTCCTCGTCGTCATCTTCCTGCTGCTGCTCATGGTCAACGCGGCCTTCGCGGTCGTCATCGCCGGCCTGCTCGTCAGCACCCCGACCGCCGTCATCCCGACCTGGGGCGCGCTGCTCGTGGCGCTCCTCGTCGGGCAGGCGATCTACCGGCTGCGCTGGAGCCTGCCGCTGGTCTCGGTCGTCGGCGTCGTCGCGCTGTACGCGCTCATCTGGATCGGCGACCAGGTGCCGCTCGCGCTCCCGGAGACGGTCGCCGGGCTGCCGGCCAACGCAATCTGGATCGTCCTGCTCTTCGTCTACGCCGGCATCGCCTCGATGCTGCCCGTCTGGGTCCTGCTGCAGCCGCGTGACTACATCAACGGCCTGCAGCTGTTCATCGCCCTGGGCATCCTCTACGGCTCGGTGCTGATCGCCCGCCCGGAGATCGTCGCGCCGGCCGTCAACGGCAACGTCCCGGAGGGCACCCCCTCGATCGTGCCGCTGCTCTTCGTCACCATCGCCTGCGGCGCCATCTCCGGCTTCCACGGCATGGTCAGCTCCGGCACCAGCTCCAAGCAGTTGGACAAGGAGAGCGACGCCCGGTTCGTCGGCTACTTCGGTGCCGTCGGCGAGGGCCTGCTGGCGCTCGGTGCCATCATCGCGGCCACCGCGGGCTTCCAGACGCTCGCCGCCTGGGAGGAGGTCTACTCGGCCTTCGGCCAGGGCAGCGTCGGGGCCTTCGTCTCCGGCGGCGGGGCTATCGTCGAGAGCGGGCTCGGCCTGCCGCAGTCGCTGTCGGCGACCATCCTCGCGACGACGGCGATCCTCTTCGCCGCGACGACGATGGACACCGGCGTCCGGCTGCAGCGCTTCGTCGTCCAGGAGATCGGCGAGATCGCCGGCGTCCGGCTGGGCAAGGGCGTCGCGACCCTGGTCGCCGTCGGGGTCGCGCTGGCGCTGACCTTCGGCGCCGGTGTGGACGGCTCCGGCGGCATGCTCATCTGGCCGCTCTTCGGCACCACCAACCAGCTGCTCGCCGGGCTGACCCTGTCGATCGTGGCGATCATGCTGCTGCGTCGCGGCCGGACCGCCCTGCCGGCGCTCATCCCGCTGGCCTTCGTCGGCGTCATGACGCTCTACGCCCTCTTCATCCAGCTCGGCACCTTCTGGTCGGAGGGCAACTGGCTGCTGCTCGTCCTCGACATCGTCATCCTCGTCGCCTCGCTCTGGGTGATGGTCGAGGCGCTCGGCGCCATGCGCAAGGCCCGCGAGTACCAGGGTGACGACGACGCCGAGCTCGAGCAGCTCTCCACCGCCGAGGTGGCCGCCCCCGGGGGGCCCGGCCGCACCCGCGACGACGAGAGCTGA
- a CDS encoding DUF4097 family beta strand repeat-containing protein: protein MTGQQPARTSARGIRTSRGGYTGLRVVGGVVTAVLVGGATVGSVPSMLRQSDTAALTLPHGLDRVIIQSPRGDVDVREAREGEQARVEADLHWSLAKPELGLLRDSPDDGSVVVQAPCSGGNLGQCAAGFSVTVPPGTDVEVTGGFGDIDVTTTGAVSASGTGGDMTINGEPSRVELDSTMGDVTIEGLGEPPELVRVTSTMGDVTVTLPGEVSYAVTTSTDMGADPRVTVDRASDSPYIVDLETTMGSIEVLTPESASSG from the coding sequence ATGACCGGGCAGCAGCCGGCCCGCACGTCGGCACGAGGCATCCGCACCAGCCGCGGCGGCTACACCGGCCTGCGGGTCGTGGGCGGCGTCGTCACCGCCGTGCTGGTCGGGGGCGCGACGGTCGGCTCGGTGCCGAGCATGCTCCGTCAGTCCGACACCGCTGCGCTGACCCTGCCGCACGGCCTGGACCGCGTGATCATCCAGTCGCCCCGCGGTGACGTCGACGTGCGGGAGGCGCGCGAGGGCGAGCAGGCCCGGGTCGAGGCCGACCTCCACTGGTCCCTCGCCAAGCCCGAGCTCGGCCTGCTCCGGGACTCCCCGGACGACGGGTCGGTCGTGGTGCAGGCTCCGTGCAGCGGCGGCAACCTGGGGCAGTGCGCGGCCGGCTTCTCGGTCACCGTCCCGCCCGGCACCGACGTCGAGGTGACCGGCGGCTTCGGCGACATCGACGTCACCACCACCGGCGCCGTGTCGGCGAGCGGCACCGGCGGCGACATGACGATCAACGGCGAGCCGTCCCGGGTCGAGCTGGACTCCACGATGGGGGACGTCACGATCGAGGGCCTCGGCGAGCCGCCGGAGCTCGTCCGGGTGACCAGCACCATGGGCGATGTCACGGTGACCCTGCCCGGAGAGGTGTCCTACGCCGTGACCACGAGCACCGACATGGGCGCCGACCCCCGGGTCACCGTCGACCGCGCCAGCGACTCCCCCTACATCGTGGACCTCGAGACGACGATGGGCAGCATCGAGGTCCTCACCCCGGAGTCGGCGAGCTCCGGCTGA
- a CDS encoding response regulator, with the protein MRVVLAEDSVLLRDGIVRLLTATGFEVVDACPDAKSFLTAVREHRPDLVVVDVRMPPTFTAEGLMAALEVRSELPDVAVVVLSQYVEERYATELLAGRPRGVGYLLKDRVADTSDFVAALHTVAAGGTALDPEVVSQLMSRARNIDPLERLTARERDVMRLMAQGRTNSAISRELFIGEGAVEKNVSSIFGKLDLPPTDDDHRRVLAVLQWLEHGEHAG; encoded by the coding sequence CTGCGGGTCGTCCTCGCCGAGGACTCGGTGCTCCTGCGCGACGGCATCGTGCGCCTGCTGACCGCCACCGGCTTCGAGGTCGTCGACGCCTGCCCGGACGCCAAGAGCTTCCTCACCGCCGTCCGCGAGCACCGGCCCGACCTCGTGGTCGTCGACGTGCGGATGCCCCCGACCTTCACCGCCGAGGGCCTCATGGCGGCGCTGGAGGTGCGCTCCGAGCTGCCCGACGTGGCCGTCGTCGTGCTGAGCCAGTACGTCGAGGAGCGCTACGCCACCGAGCTGCTGGCCGGTCGCCCGCGCGGGGTGGGCTACCTCCTCAAGGACCGGGTCGCCGACACCAGCGACTTCGTCGCCGCCCTGCACACCGTGGCCGCCGGCGGCACCGCGCTCGACCCGGAGGTCGTCTCCCAGCTGATGTCCCGCGCCCGCAACATCGACCCGTTGGAGCGGCTCACCGCGCGCGAGCGCGACGTCATGCGGCTCATGGCGCAGGGCCGCACCAACAGCGCGATCAGCCGCGAGCTGTTCATCGGCGAGGGCGCGGTGGAGAAGAACGTCTCCTCGATCTTCGGCAAGCTCGACCTCCCGCCGACCGACGACGACCACCGCCGCGTGCTCGCCGTGCTCCAGTGGCTCGAGCACGGGGAGCACGCGGGATGA
- a CDS encoding ATP-binding protein, with product MTNIAKHARADRATVELGTARGLTGDLLAITVTDDGDGGAVVGGGSGLTGLRQRVGAVDGQLHVHSPVGSGTTVAITLPLRERTTR from the coding sequence CTGACCAACATCGCCAAGCACGCGCGGGCGGACCGGGCCACCGTCGAGCTGGGCACCGCCCGCGGCCTCACCGGCGACCTGCTGGCCATCACCGTGACCGATGATGGGGACGGAGGTGCCGTCGTCGGCGGCGGCAGCGGCCTCACCGGTCTACGGCAACGCGTCGGCGCGGTGGACGGGCAGCTCCACGTGCACTCGCCCGTGGGCTCCGGCACCACGGTCGCCATCACCCTCCCCCTGCGCGAGAGGACCACCCGATGA
- a CDS encoding sensor histidine kinase, giving the protein MSADTAHPDGPPDLEPVGMARLVRSPGDDPRVAPVEDTPATAPVLPRAREGGPVGWLLEAWWTICYVVTGLFTAVFALTLAGVAIGGFAALLGMGAGVLILVPALWGSFALSRLERHRIAAFLGVDIGERGPSTAPAWRRVLGLDEARLRALGWAGLHGLWGLISSSLGLVLLVTGVLLATMPLWAWLGDGVSIMGLLRVGSTLELTVAWLIGVALVLGMPWIARGLASVDVVLARWLIGEDAQARLREMSERVDTLTTTREDTLDSVEAERRRIERDLHDGPQQRLVSIAMSLGLARDALDRDPDDPEAARRVRELLDEAHSSSKDAITEMRQVARGIVPPILTDRGLDAAVSALAARSPVPVTVSSRLPAGRLDPTVEAIAYFSVSGP; this is encoded by the coding sequence ATGAGCGCAGACACCGCCCACCCGGACGGGCCCCCGGACCTCGAGCCCGTCGGCATGGCCCGCCTCGTGCGCAGCCCGGGGGACGATCCGAGGGTCGCACCCGTCGAGGACACGCCGGCCACGGCGCCCGTGCTCCCCCGCGCCCGAGAGGGCGGACCGGTCGGCTGGTTGCTCGAGGCCTGGTGGACCATCTGCTACGTCGTCACCGGCCTGTTCACCGCGGTCTTCGCGCTCACCCTGGCCGGCGTCGCCATCGGCGGCTTCGCCGCGCTCCTCGGCATGGGCGCGGGGGTGCTCATCCTCGTCCCCGCGCTCTGGGGCTCGTTCGCCCTGTCCCGGCTGGAGCGGCACCGCATCGCCGCCTTCCTGGGGGTCGACATCGGCGAGCGGGGCCCGTCGACCGCCCCCGCCTGGCGCCGCGTGCTCGGCCTGGACGAGGCCCGGCTCCGGGCCCTCGGATGGGCCGGGCTGCACGGTCTGTGGGGGCTCATCTCCAGCTCGCTGGGGCTCGTGCTCCTCGTCACCGGGGTGCTCCTGGCGACGATGCCGCTGTGGGCGTGGCTCGGCGACGGCGTCTCGATCATGGGCCTGCTCCGGGTCGGCTCGACCCTGGAGCTGACGGTGGCCTGGCTCATCGGGGTCGCGCTCGTCCTGGGTATGCCGTGGATCGCGCGAGGCCTGGCCAGCGTCGACGTCGTGCTGGCCCGCTGGCTCATCGGCGAGGACGCGCAGGCCCGGCTGCGCGAGATGAGCGAGCGCGTCGACACCCTGACGACCACCCGTGAGGACACCCTCGACTCGGTCGAGGCCGAGCGACGACGGATCGAGCGCGACCTGCACGACGGACCCCAGCAGCGCCTGGTCTCCATCGCCATGAGCCTGGGTCTGGCCCGGGACGCGCTGGACCGTGACCCAGACGACCCGGAAGCGGCCCGACGGGTGCGCGAGCTGCTCGACGAGGCGCACTCCTCCAGCAAGGACGCCATCACCGAGATGCGGCAGGTCGCACGCGGCATCGTGCCGCCGATCCTCACCGACCGCGGGCTGGACGCCGCCGTGTCGGCCCTGGCGGCCCGGAGCCCGGTGCCGGTCACGGTCAGCAGCCGGCTGCCGGCCGGTCGGCTCGACCCGACGGTCGAGGCCATCGCCTACTTCTCGGTCTCGGGGCCCTGA